The following are encoded together in the Ooceraea biroi isolate clonal line C1 chromosome 2, Obir_v5.4, whole genome shotgun sequence genome:
- the LOC105280060 gene encoding dynactin subunit 1 isoform X2, translated as MSLKIGQRVEVPVKECQGVIAYIGHPAFAPGKWIGVILDEPKGKNNGSVKGQVYFKCAENYGMFARQTQLILLDEAGNRTEPVSPSSAGSSATTPDDSGAARARSRLNSISTRRRNEPTASRLSLTGSRTLLNAPSTESLTGSQHERRDGSESLIPAPTATSKRASFIEKSPSTSSPPGKKPKAQDDHNNTGFVETLKPQFVPGQVMAGSAAAANLVEEKLSHLQLVQENDNLKSQVRDLTEKVETLRVKRMQDKERMKDFEKTKLQVEQLLEFKAKVMESQASLQRELQRARQEAREAHVAREQFQEEMSDLAETVEMATLDKEMAEEKAETLQIELEQLKEKLEEQTLDLEILRTEMSERAAGGGATTGASSYEIKQLEQQNNRLRETLVKMRDLSAHEKHEFQKLQKDMDQKKSEILELGRTKEKLSARVEEMEHQIADLQEQVDAALGAEEMVEMLGEKKMALEEKVAELEEAVADLEALQDMSDQLAESSKELELELREELDLALGAAREAQRHRDAALETLADRELTITKFRELTHQLQEQCLHLQQRVQSTESTKTNIRGADQQLAEILDFQKTFAETRAQTKAVDLELRRLDAEEARNHVCYLLSFMPPAFLARGGDHDAILMLLLIPRMTQKTEILISQVREKYRSIEKIDRASVVRGHSVAQYSFRSRLCSHMYALQTTLSCFESVLSSCSAEMLLKAGAAYPEMAAQEKSLDSLIELAKRDQLDENLPMDAIEKCCGYFATMFSVLFGESTAINQARLIVNGTRTLGNTCDAVATDATAIKTLIQGEGGDVALLCQHVETTCEVIQQHLKSARRRVPRDHAGPAFSVGANLGLDKDCNEQFSTCYQHAVKMIKTLQNLLKSALQAITENGDLDMGLTADKLKEMAATSSEKIYDTEDLGPVATIKASLTVIQQLAANLAQKMAECENELAISGQAQSQLQSAENQPITPIMARANAVRKESEETKILGRKLEARDSDIREVKITLREKQEELSEMILRKELAEKRLATQQHEHEMNVDKLKRKLEEAQNQLKRKEKEFEETMDHLQTDIDSLETEKGQLKEKLKSIGKKTISVSGTDSMAASTSITSTLDNKYYVQEISALKEALNNEHQQRKKILCDILRQKLESLEPLSLPANIKSPDSTIQELRKKTNSLVKDVEKTLVYPTVPNLRRKVSETSYHYLLERRKNIIQLKERADELAAQVRREAIKRTPGGRAEANFAVYPNREMAAAMKERKLLVAEIKIPHNGPQQSFSVNVGPQELRKIHALLYY; from the exons ttCTCGATTATCCTTGACTGGAAGTAGAACATTATTAAATGCCCCAAGTACCGAAAGTTTAACTGGATCGCAACATGAGCGCAGAGACGGCAGCGAGTCGTTGATACCAGCACCTACTGCAACTTCAAAACGTGCCTCATTTATTGAG AAGTCCCCTAGCACGAGCTCGCCTCCCGGCAAAAAGCCAAAGGCCCAAGATGAtcacaataat ACAGGTTTTGTAGAAACATTGAAACCGCAATTCGTGCCCGGTCAGGTGATGGCAGGTTCGGCAGCGGCTGCGAACCTGGTTGAAGAGAAATTGTCACATCTGCAACTCGTGCAAGAAAATGATAACTTGAAATCTCAA GTGCGTGATCTTACTGAGAAAGTTGAAACGCTACGTGTAAAACGGATGCAAGACAAGGAAAGAATGAAAGATTTCGAAAAGACGAAACTCCAAGTTGAACAGCTTCTTGAGTTTAAAGCTAAAGTCATGGAGAGTCAA GCAAGTCTCCAAAGAGAACTTCAACGAGCTCGACAAGAAGCTAGAGAAGCTCACGTGGCGAGGGAACAGTTTCAAGAAGAAATGTCCGATCTTGCGGAGACAGTGGAAATGGCTACATTGGATAAAGAAATGGCAGAAGAAAAGGCGGAGACTCTTCAAATCGAACTGGAACAACTGAAAGAAAAGTTGGAAGAGCAAACATTGGATCTGGAGATATTACGTACAGAAATGTCGGAGCGG GCAGCCGGCGGTGGTGCAACAACGGGAGCTTCGAGTTACGAGATCAAACAATTGGAACAGCAAAACAACAGGCTGCGTGAGACACTGGTGAAAATGCGCGATTTGTCGGCGCACGAGAAACACGAATTTCAGAAGCTGCAAAAGGACATGGATCAGAAAAAGTCGGAGATTTTAGAGTTGGGACGTACGAAGGAGAAATTGTCAGCGCGAGTTGAAGAAATGGAACACCAAATAGCGGATCTTCAGGAACAA GTCGATGCGGCATTGGGAGCTGAAGAAATGGTTGAGATGTTAGGCGAAAAGAAAATGGCGTTGGAGGAAAAAGTAGCCGAATTGGAAGAAGCTGTCGCAGACTTGGAAGCTCTACAA GATATGTCCGATCAATTGGCCGAATCGTCCAAAGAGTTAGAATTAGAGCTTCGCGAGGAGTTGGATCTCGCTCTTGGAGCAGCACGCGAAGCTCAACGACACAGGGACGCCGCACTGGAGACACTCGCGGATCGCGAACTGACCATCACTAAATTCCGTGAACTCACGCATCAGTTGCAGGAGCAATGCTTACACCTGCAGCAGCGAGTTCAGTCGACAGAATCCACGAAAACTAATATCCGAG GCGCGGATCAGCAATTGGCGGAGATACTGGACTTCCAGAAAACGTTCGCCGAGACCCGAGCGCAAACCAAGGCAGTCGACTTGGAATTACGTCGGTTAGACGCCGAAGAGGCGCGAAATCACGTATGCTACCTGTTGTCCTTTATGCCTCCGGCATTTTTGGCCCGCGGTGGAGATCACGACGCGATATTAATGCTCTTACTAATACCGAGAATGACGCAGAAAACGGAGATTTTAATCTCGCAAGTCAGAGAGAAATATAGATCAATCGAGAAAATAGACAG AGCTTCTGTAGTAAGGGGTCACTCGGTAGCGCAATACTCGTTCAGATCTCGTCTGTGTTCGCACATGTATGCCTTGCAAACTACATTGAGTTGCTTCGAGTCGGTCTTGAGCTCGTGCAGCGCCGAAATGTTGCTCAAAGCGGGTGCGGCTTATCCTGAAATGGCAGCGCAGGAAAAATCCCTAGATTCACTAATCGAGCTAGCTAAGAGAGATCAGCTGGATGAAAATCTGCCGATGGATGCGATTGAAAAGTGTTGTGGATACTTCGCCACCATGTTCTCCGTACTCTTTGGTGAGAGTACCGCCATCAATCAGGCGCGTTTGATCGTCAATGGTACGAGAACTCTGGGCAACACCTGCGATGCCGTCGCTACCGATGCAACGGCGATTAAAACGCTGATTCAAGGAGAAGGTGGCGATGTAG CTTTGCTGTGTCAACATGTCGAGACAACGTGTGAAGTGATCCAGCAGCACTTGAAATCGGCTAGAAGACGAGTACCGCGAGATCACGCTGGTCCAGCGTTTTCTGTGGGCGCCAATCTCGGATTAGATAAAGACTGCAACGAGCAATTCTCAACGTGCTATCAGCATGCCGTAAAAATGATCAAGACGCTTCAGAATCTATTGAAGAGTGCTCTGCAAGCTATTACTGAAAATGGTG ATTTAGACATGGGACTTACGGCagataaattgaaagaaatggCCGCGACGTCCAGCGAAAAGATATACGATACGGAAGATTTGGGACCTGTGGCCACTATTAAGGCTAGCTTGACAGTGATACAACAATTGGCGGCAAATCTGGCACAGAAGATGGCCGAGTGTGAGAACGAATTGGCTATAAGTGGACAGGCGCAAAGCCAGTTACAGTCTGCGGAGAATCAGCCGATTACACCGATCATGGCCAGAGCAAATGCAGTGCGAAAGGAATCGGAAGAAACGAAAATACTTGGCAG GAAACTCGAAGCGAGGGATAGCGATATACGCGAAGTGAAAATAACTTTGCGGGAGAAACAAGAGGAATTGTCCGAAATGATACTGCGGAAGGAACTGGCCGAAAAGCGTCTTGCGACGCAGCAGCATGAGCATGAGATGAACGTCGACAAGCTAAAGAGGAAATTAGAAGAGGCACAAAATCAGTTGAAACGCAAG gAAAAAGAATTCGAAGAGACGATGGATCATCTGCAAACTGATATCGATAGTTTAGAAACAGAGAAGGGACAATTGAAGGAAAAGTTGAAATCAATCGGCAAGAAAACGATATCGGTATCCGGCACAGACAGCATGGCAGCAAGTACTTCGATAACCAGTACTTtggacaataaatattatgtgcAGGAGATAAGCGCTCTCAAGGAAGCTTTGAACAATGAGCATCAGCAGAGAAAGAAGATACTATGCGATATCCTACGTCAGAAATTAGAGAGCTTGGAACCATTGTCGTTACCGGCGAATATCAAGTCACCAGATTCGACGATTCAAGAATTGCGAAAGAAAACTAACAGTCTCGTTAAG GACGTCGAGAAGACACTGGTATATCCGACAGTTCCAAATTTAAGGCGTAAAGTGTCCGAGACATCCTATCATTACTTGTTGGAACGACGAAAAAACATTATACAGTTGAAGGAACGAGCGGACGAATTAGCG GCGCAAGTACGTCGTGAGGCTATTAAGCGCACGCCAGGTGGTAGAGCCGAAGCAAATTTCGCTGTATATCCGAATCGTGAGATGGCGGCGGCAATGAAGGAACGCAAATTACTTGTCGCCGAGATAAAGATTCCTCACAACGGGCCGCAACAGTCATTCTCTGTTAATGTAGGACCGCAAGAGCTTAGGAAAATTCACGCACTGCTGTACTATTAA
- the LOC105280060 gene encoding dynactin subunit 1 isoform X3 — protein sequence MSLKIGQRVEVPVKECQGVIAYIGHPAFAPGKWIGVILDEPKGKNNGSVKGQVYFKCAENYGMFARQTQLILLDEAGNRTEPVSPSSAGSSATTPDDSGAARARSRLNSISTRRRNEPTAVRRKTSPANVTRQQSDKLSGSRLSLTGSRTLLNAPSTESLTGSQHERRDGSESLIPAPTATSKRASFIETGFVETLKPQFVPGQVMAGSAAAANLVEEKLSHLQLVQENDNLKSQVRDLTEKVETLRVKRMQDKERMKDFEKTKLQVEQLLEFKAKVMESQASLQRELQRARQEAREAHVAREQFQEEMSDLAETVEMATLDKEMAEEKAETLQIELEQLKEKLEEQTLDLEILRTEMSERAAGGGATTGASSYEIKQLEQQNNRLRETLVKMRDLSAHEKHEFQKLQKDMDQKKSEILELGRTKEKLSARVEEMEHQIADLQEQVDAALGAEEMVEMLGEKKMALEEKVAELEEAVADLEALQDMSDQLAESSKELELELREELDLALGAAREAQRHRDAALETLADRELTITKFRELTHQLQEQCLHLQQRVQSTESTKTNIRGADQQLAEILDFQKTFAETRAQTKAVDLELRRLDAEEARNHVCYLLSFMPPAFLARGGDHDAILMLLLIPRMTQKTEILISQVREKYRSIEKIDRASVVRGHSVAQYSFRSRLCSHMYALQTTLSCFESVLSSCSAEMLLKAGAAYPEMAAQEKSLDSLIELAKRDQLDENLPMDAIEKCCGYFATMFSVLFGESTAINQARLIVNGTRTLGNTCDAVATDATAIKTLIQGEGGDVALLCQHVETTCEVIQQHLKSARRRVPRDHAGPAFSVGANLGLDKDCNEQFSTCYQHAVKMIKTLQNLLKSALQAITENGDLDMGLTADKLKEMAATSSEKIYDTEDLGPVATIKASLTVIQQLAANLAQKMAECENELAISGQAQSQLQSAENQPITPIMARANAVRKESEETKILGRKLEARDSDIREVKITLREKQEELSEMILRKELAEKRLATQQHEHEMNVDKLKRKLEEAQNQLKRKEKEFEETMDHLQTDIDSLETEKGQLKEKLKSIGKKTISVSGTDSMAASTSITSTLDNKYYVQEISALKEALNNEHQQRKKILCDILRQKLESLEPLSLPANIKSPDSTIQELRKKTNSLVKDVEKTLVYPTVPNLRRKVSETSYHYLLERRKNIIQLKERADELAAQVRREAIKRTPGGRAEANFAVYPNREMAAAMKERKLLVAEIKIPHNGPQQSFSVNVGPQELRKIHALLYY from the exons TGTACGGAGAAAAACATCTCCTGCGAATGTTACTCGTCAGCAATCTGATAAACTTTCTGG ttCTCGATTATCCTTGACTGGAAGTAGAACATTATTAAATGCCCCAAGTACCGAAAGTTTAACTGGATCGCAACATGAGCGCAGAGACGGCAGCGAGTCGTTGATACCAGCACCTACTGCAACTTCAAAACGTGCCTCATTTATTGAG ACAGGTTTTGTAGAAACATTGAAACCGCAATTCGTGCCCGGTCAGGTGATGGCAGGTTCGGCAGCGGCTGCGAACCTGGTTGAAGAGAAATTGTCACATCTGCAACTCGTGCAAGAAAATGATAACTTGAAATCTCAA GTGCGTGATCTTACTGAGAAAGTTGAAACGCTACGTGTAAAACGGATGCAAGACAAGGAAAGAATGAAAGATTTCGAAAAGACGAAACTCCAAGTTGAACAGCTTCTTGAGTTTAAAGCTAAAGTCATGGAGAGTCAA GCAAGTCTCCAAAGAGAACTTCAACGAGCTCGACAAGAAGCTAGAGAAGCTCACGTGGCGAGGGAACAGTTTCAAGAAGAAATGTCCGATCTTGCGGAGACAGTGGAAATGGCTACATTGGATAAAGAAATGGCAGAAGAAAAGGCGGAGACTCTTCAAATCGAACTGGAACAACTGAAAGAAAAGTTGGAAGAGCAAACATTGGATCTGGAGATATTACGTACAGAAATGTCGGAGCGG GCAGCCGGCGGTGGTGCAACAACGGGAGCTTCGAGTTACGAGATCAAACAATTGGAACAGCAAAACAACAGGCTGCGTGAGACACTGGTGAAAATGCGCGATTTGTCGGCGCACGAGAAACACGAATTTCAGAAGCTGCAAAAGGACATGGATCAGAAAAAGTCGGAGATTTTAGAGTTGGGACGTACGAAGGAGAAATTGTCAGCGCGAGTTGAAGAAATGGAACACCAAATAGCGGATCTTCAGGAACAA GTCGATGCGGCATTGGGAGCTGAAGAAATGGTTGAGATGTTAGGCGAAAAGAAAATGGCGTTGGAGGAAAAAGTAGCCGAATTGGAAGAAGCTGTCGCAGACTTGGAAGCTCTACAA GATATGTCCGATCAATTGGCCGAATCGTCCAAAGAGTTAGAATTAGAGCTTCGCGAGGAGTTGGATCTCGCTCTTGGAGCAGCACGCGAAGCTCAACGACACAGGGACGCCGCACTGGAGACACTCGCGGATCGCGAACTGACCATCACTAAATTCCGTGAACTCACGCATCAGTTGCAGGAGCAATGCTTACACCTGCAGCAGCGAGTTCAGTCGACAGAATCCACGAAAACTAATATCCGAG GCGCGGATCAGCAATTGGCGGAGATACTGGACTTCCAGAAAACGTTCGCCGAGACCCGAGCGCAAACCAAGGCAGTCGACTTGGAATTACGTCGGTTAGACGCCGAAGAGGCGCGAAATCACGTATGCTACCTGTTGTCCTTTATGCCTCCGGCATTTTTGGCCCGCGGTGGAGATCACGACGCGATATTAATGCTCTTACTAATACCGAGAATGACGCAGAAAACGGAGATTTTAATCTCGCAAGTCAGAGAGAAATATAGATCAATCGAGAAAATAGACAG AGCTTCTGTAGTAAGGGGTCACTCGGTAGCGCAATACTCGTTCAGATCTCGTCTGTGTTCGCACATGTATGCCTTGCAAACTACATTGAGTTGCTTCGAGTCGGTCTTGAGCTCGTGCAGCGCCGAAATGTTGCTCAAAGCGGGTGCGGCTTATCCTGAAATGGCAGCGCAGGAAAAATCCCTAGATTCACTAATCGAGCTAGCTAAGAGAGATCAGCTGGATGAAAATCTGCCGATGGATGCGATTGAAAAGTGTTGTGGATACTTCGCCACCATGTTCTCCGTACTCTTTGGTGAGAGTACCGCCATCAATCAGGCGCGTTTGATCGTCAATGGTACGAGAACTCTGGGCAACACCTGCGATGCCGTCGCTACCGATGCAACGGCGATTAAAACGCTGATTCAAGGAGAAGGTGGCGATGTAG CTTTGCTGTGTCAACATGTCGAGACAACGTGTGAAGTGATCCAGCAGCACTTGAAATCGGCTAGAAGACGAGTACCGCGAGATCACGCTGGTCCAGCGTTTTCTGTGGGCGCCAATCTCGGATTAGATAAAGACTGCAACGAGCAATTCTCAACGTGCTATCAGCATGCCGTAAAAATGATCAAGACGCTTCAGAATCTATTGAAGAGTGCTCTGCAAGCTATTACTGAAAATGGTG ATTTAGACATGGGACTTACGGCagataaattgaaagaaatggCCGCGACGTCCAGCGAAAAGATATACGATACGGAAGATTTGGGACCTGTGGCCACTATTAAGGCTAGCTTGACAGTGATACAACAATTGGCGGCAAATCTGGCACAGAAGATGGCCGAGTGTGAGAACGAATTGGCTATAAGTGGACAGGCGCAAAGCCAGTTACAGTCTGCGGAGAATCAGCCGATTACACCGATCATGGCCAGAGCAAATGCAGTGCGAAAGGAATCGGAAGAAACGAAAATACTTGGCAG GAAACTCGAAGCGAGGGATAGCGATATACGCGAAGTGAAAATAACTTTGCGGGAGAAACAAGAGGAATTGTCCGAAATGATACTGCGGAAGGAACTGGCCGAAAAGCGTCTTGCGACGCAGCAGCATGAGCATGAGATGAACGTCGACAAGCTAAAGAGGAAATTAGAAGAGGCACAAAATCAGTTGAAACGCAAG gAAAAAGAATTCGAAGAGACGATGGATCATCTGCAAACTGATATCGATAGTTTAGAAACAGAGAAGGGACAATTGAAGGAAAAGTTGAAATCAATCGGCAAGAAAACGATATCGGTATCCGGCACAGACAGCATGGCAGCAAGTACTTCGATAACCAGTACTTtggacaataaatattatgtgcAGGAGATAAGCGCTCTCAAGGAAGCTTTGAACAATGAGCATCAGCAGAGAAAGAAGATACTATGCGATATCCTACGTCAGAAATTAGAGAGCTTGGAACCATTGTCGTTACCGGCGAATATCAAGTCACCAGATTCGACGATTCAAGAATTGCGAAAGAAAACTAACAGTCTCGTTAAG GACGTCGAGAAGACACTGGTATATCCGACAGTTCCAAATTTAAGGCGTAAAGTGTCCGAGACATCCTATCATTACTTGTTGGAACGACGAAAAAACATTATACAGTTGAAGGAACGAGCGGACGAATTAGCG GCGCAAGTACGTCGTGAGGCTATTAAGCGCACGCCAGGTGGTAGAGCCGAAGCAAATTTCGCTGTATATCCGAATCGTGAGATGGCGGCGGCAATGAAGGAACGCAAATTACTTGTCGCCGAGATAAAGATTCCTCACAACGGGCCGCAACAGTCATTCTCTGTTAATGTAGGACCGCAAGAGCTTAGGAAAATTCACGCACTGCTGTACTATTAA
- the LOC105280060 gene encoding dynactin subunit 1 isoform X1, translating into MSLKIGQRVEVPVKECQGVIAYIGHPAFAPGKWIGVILDEPKGKNNGSVKGQVYFKCAENYGMFARQTQLILLDEAGNRTEPVSPSSAGSSATTPDDSGAARARSRLNSISTRRRNEPTAVRRKTSPANVTRQQSDKLSGSRLSLTGSRTLLNAPSTESLTGSQHERRDGSESLIPAPTATSKRASFIEKSPSTSSPPGKKPKAQDDHNNTGFVETLKPQFVPGQVMAGSAAAANLVEEKLSHLQLVQENDNLKSQVRDLTEKVETLRVKRMQDKERMKDFEKTKLQVEQLLEFKAKVMESQASLQRELQRARQEAREAHVAREQFQEEMSDLAETVEMATLDKEMAEEKAETLQIELEQLKEKLEEQTLDLEILRTEMSERAAGGGATTGASSYEIKQLEQQNNRLRETLVKMRDLSAHEKHEFQKLQKDMDQKKSEILELGRTKEKLSARVEEMEHQIADLQEQVDAALGAEEMVEMLGEKKMALEEKVAELEEAVADLEALQDMSDQLAESSKELELELREELDLALGAAREAQRHRDAALETLADRELTITKFRELTHQLQEQCLHLQQRVQSTESTKTNIRGADQQLAEILDFQKTFAETRAQTKAVDLELRRLDAEEARNHVCYLLSFMPPAFLARGGDHDAILMLLLIPRMTQKTEILISQVREKYRSIEKIDRASVVRGHSVAQYSFRSRLCSHMYALQTTLSCFESVLSSCSAEMLLKAGAAYPEMAAQEKSLDSLIELAKRDQLDENLPMDAIEKCCGYFATMFSVLFGESTAINQARLIVNGTRTLGNTCDAVATDATAIKTLIQGEGGDVALLCQHVETTCEVIQQHLKSARRRVPRDHAGPAFSVGANLGLDKDCNEQFSTCYQHAVKMIKTLQNLLKSALQAITENGDLDMGLTADKLKEMAATSSEKIYDTEDLGPVATIKASLTVIQQLAANLAQKMAECENELAISGQAQSQLQSAENQPITPIMARANAVRKESEETKILGRKLEARDSDIREVKITLREKQEELSEMILRKELAEKRLATQQHEHEMNVDKLKRKLEEAQNQLKRKEKEFEETMDHLQTDIDSLETEKGQLKEKLKSIGKKTISVSGTDSMAASTSITSTLDNKYYVQEISALKEALNNEHQQRKKILCDILRQKLESLEPLSLPANIKSPDSTIQELRKKTNSLVKDVEKTLVYPTVPNLRRKVSETSYHYLLERRKNIIQLKERADELAAQVRREAIKRTPGGRAEANFAVYPNREMAAAMKERKLLVAEIKIPHNGPQQSFSVNVGPQELRKIHALLYY; encoded by the exons TGTACGGAGAAAAACATCTCCTGCGAATGTTACTCGTCAGCAATCTGATAAACTTTCTGG ttCTCGATTATCCTTGACTGGAAGTAGAACATTATTAAATGCCCCAAGTACCGAAAGTTTAACTGGATCGCAACATGAGCGCAGAGACGGCAGCGAGTCGTTGATACCAGCACCTACTGCAACTTCAAAACGTGCCTCATTTATTGAG AAGTCCCCTAGCACGAGCTCGCCTCCCGGCAAAAAGCCAAAGGCCCAAGATGAtcacaataat ACAGGTTTTGTAGAAACATTGAAACCGCAATTCGTGCCCGGTCAGGTGATGGCAGGTTCGGCAGCGGCTGCGAACCTGGTTGAAGAGAAATTGTCACATCTGCAACTCGTGCAAGAAAATGATAACTTGAAATCTCAA GTGCGTGATCTTACTGAGAAAGTTGAAACGCTACGTGTAAAACGGATGCAAGACAAGGAAAGAATGAAAGATTTCGAAAAGACGAAACTCCAAGTTGAACAGCTTCTTGAGTTTAAAGCTAAAGTCATGGAGAGTCAA GCAAGTCTCCAAAGAGAACTTCAACGAGCTCGACAAGAAGCTAGAGAAGCTCACGTGGCGAGGGAACAGTTTCAAGAAGAAATGTCCGATCTTGCGGAGACAGTGGAAATGGCTACATTGGATAAAGAAATGGCAGAAGAAAAGGCGGAGACTCTTCAAATCGAACTGGAACAACTGAAAGAAAAGTTGGAAGAGCAAACATTGGATCTGGAGATATTACGTACAGAAATGTCGGAGCGG GCAGCCGGCGGTGGTGCAACAACGGGAGCTTCGAGTTACGAGATCAAACAATTGGAACAGCAAAACAACAGGCTGCGTGAGACACTGGTGAAAATGCGCGATTTGTCGGCGCACGAGAAACACGAATTTCAGAAGCTGCAAAAGGACATGGATCAGAAAAAGTCGGAGATTTTAGAGTTGGGACGTACGAAGGAGAAATTGTCAGCGCGAGTTGAAGAAATGGAACACCAAATAGCGGATCTTCAGGAACAA GTCGATGCGGCATTGGGAGCTGAAGAAATGGTTGAGATGTTAGGCGAAAAGAAAATGGCGTTGGAGGAAAAAGTAGCCGAATTGGAAGAAGCTGTCGCAGACTTGGAAGCTCTACAA GATATGTCCGATCAATTGGCCGAATCGTCCAAAGAGTTAGAATTAGAGCTTCGCGAGGAGTTGGATCTCGCTCTTGGAGCAGCACGCGAAGCTCAACGACACAGGGACGCCGCACTGGAGACACTCGCGGATCGCGAACTGACCATCACTAAATTCCGTGAACTCACGCATCAGTTGCAGGAGCAATGCTTACACCTGCAGCAGCGAGTTCAGTCGACAGAATCCACGAAAACTAATATCCGAG GCGCGGATCAGCAATTGGCGGAGATACTGGACTTCCAGAAAACGTTCGCCGAGACCCGAGCGCAAACCAAGGCAGTCGACTTGGAATTACGTCGGTTAGACGCCGAAGAGGCGCGAAATCACGTATGCTACCTGTTGTCCTTTATGCCTCCGGCATTTTTGGCCCGCGGTGGAGATCACGACGCGATATTAATGCTCTTACTAATACCGAGAATGACGCAGAAAACGGAGATTTTAATCTCGCAAGTCAGAGAGAAATATAGATCAATCGAGAAAATAGACAG AGCTTCTGTAGTAAGGGGTCACTCGGTAGCGCAATACTCGTTCAGATCTCGTCTGTGTTCGCACATGTATGCCTTGCAAACTACATTGAGTTGCTTCGAGTCGGTCTTGAGCTCGTGCAGCGCCGAAATGTTGCTCAAAGCGGGTGCGGCTTATCCTGAAATGGCAGCGCAGGAAAAATCCCTAGATTCACTAATCGAGCTAGCTAAGAGAGATCAGCTGGATGAAAATCTGCCGATGGATGCGATTGAAAAGTGTTGTGGATACTTCGCCACCATGTTCTCCGTACTCTTTGGTGAGAGTACCGCCATCAATCAGGCGCGTTTGATCGTCAATGGTACGAGAACTCTGGGCAACACCTGCGATGCCGTCGCTACCGATGCAACGGCGATTAAAACGCTGATTCAAGGAGAAGGTGGCGATGTAG CTTTGCTGTGTCAACATGTCGAGACAACGTGTGAAGTGATCCAGCAGCACTTGAAATCGGCTAGAAGACGAGTACCGCGAGATCACGCTGGTCCAGCGTTTTCTGTGGGCGCCAATCTCGGATTAGATAAAGACTGCAACGAGCAATTCTCAACGTGCTATCAGCATGCCGTAAAAATGATCAAGACGCTTCAGAATCTATTGAAGAGTGCTCTGCAAGCTATTACTGAAAATGGTG ATTTAGACATGGGACTTACGGCagataaattgaaagaaatggCCGCGACGTCCAGCGAAAAGATATACGATACGGAAGATTTGGGACCTGTGGCCACTATTAAGGCTAGCTTGACAGTGATACAACAATTGGCGGCAAATCTGGCACAGAAGATGGCCGAGTGTGAGAACGAATTGGCTATAAGTGGACAGGCGCAAAGCCAGTTACAGTCTGCGGAGAATCAGCCGATTACACCGATCATGGCCAGAGCAAATGCAGTGCGAAAGGAATCGGAAGAAACGAAAATACTTGGCAG GAAACTCGAAGCGAGGGATAGCGATATACGCGAAGTGAAAATAACTTTGCGGGAGAAACAAGAGGAATTGTCCGAAATGATACTGCGGAAGGAACTGGCCGAAAAGCGTCTTGCGACGCAGCAGCATGAGCATGAGATGAACGTCGACAAGCTAAAGAGGAAATTAGAAGAGGCACAAAATCAGTTGAAACGCAAG gAAAAAGAATTCGAAGAGACGATGGATCATCTGCAAACTGATATCGATAGTTTAGAAACAGAGAAGGGACAATTGAAGGAAAAGTTGAAATCAATCGGCAAGAAAACGATATCGGTATCCGGCACAGACAGCATGGCAGCAAGTACTTCGATAACCAGTACTTtggacaataaatattatgtgcAGGAGATAAGCGCTCTCAAGGAAGCTTTGAACAATGAGCATCAGCAGAGAAAGAAGATACTATGCGATATCCTACGTCAGAAATTAGAGAGCTTGGAACCATTGTCGTTACCGGCGAATATCAAGTCACCAGATTCGACGATTCAAGAATTGCGAAAGAAAACTAACAGTCTCGTTAAG GACGTCGAGAAGACACTGGTATATCCGACAGTTCCAAATTTAAGGCGTAAAGTGTCCGAGACATCCTATCATTACTTGTTGGAACGACGAAAAAACATTATACAGTTGAAGGAACGAGCGGACGAATTAGCG GCGCAAGTACGTCGTGAGGCTATTAAGCGCACGCCAGGTGGTAGAGCCGAAGCAAATTTCGCTGTATATCCGAATCGTGAGATGGCGGCGGCAATGAAGGAACGCAAATTACTTGTCGCCGAGATAAAGATTCCTCACAACGGGCCGCAACAGTCATTCTCTGTTAATGTAGGACCGCAAGAGCTTAGGAAAATTCACGCACTGCTGTACTATTAA